The following are from one region of the Roseofilum reptotaenium CS-1145 genome:
- a CDS encoding chemotaxis protein CheW, whose translation MLMLLFYLGKDSYAIESSSVVEVIPRVPLRKINHVPDYVAGLFNYRGNIAPVIDLCHLIQGKPSGVKLSTRIIMVNSMTQDRTMPYLGLMAERIIKTLDKPDSDLVNSDVHMNVAPYLGGIILDQNGMIQRIHLDQLFTDARQFYLAAAGDIQTDESN comes from the coding sequence ATGTTAATGTTACTCTTCTATCTAGGAAAAGATTCTTATGCTATTGAGAGTTCCAGTGTAGTAGAGGTGATTCCTAGAGTACCCTTGAGGAAGATTAATCATGTGCCAGATTATGTAGCGGGATTATTTAACTACCGAGGCAACATTGCACCAGTGATCGATCTGTGTCATCTGATTCAGGGAAAACCAAGTGGGGTTAAGTTGAGTACCCGGATTATTATGGTAAACTCGATGACCCAAGATCGGACGATGCCTTATTTGGGATTAATGGCAGAACGAATTATTAAAACATTGGATAAACCGGATAGTGACTTGGTGAATTCGGATGTACATATGAATGTCGCACCTTATTTGGGGGGGATTATTCTGGATCAAAATGGCATGATTCAGCGCATTCATCTGGATCAATTGTTTACGGATGCCCGACAATTTTATTTAGCTGCAGCAG